DNA from Sorex araneus isolate mSorAra2 chromosome 6, mSorAra2.pri, whole genome shotgun sequence:
AACTGTATGCAGCAAAATTATCTGTCAAAAATTAGTCACGAGAAATAGATTATTTAATACATGTATGGTATGCTGTTGAAATTCATCTCTTTTACTAACTACAGGAAAAAGATTTGTGCTCCCTGTTAACATGAATTCCGGgtcatggagaaaaaaatatatacatatatatatattttggaaacTGAGTGACATCATTTTATTTCACAACTAAAACGTTGCATAAACCTGAATCCATGGCAGGCTGGAATCACACAGGAGTGAAGGAATTCCTTCTGGTAGGTTTAACTGAAAACCCTGACTTGCAGATCCCTCTgttcctgcttttcttttttattaacttCATTACTCTAGTAGGTAATTGGGGGATGATCATCTTGATCAGGTTAAACGCTCAGCTTCATACGCCAATGTACTTCTTTCTCAGCAACCTGTCTTTTTGTGATATTTGCTATTCAACTGTCTTTGCTCCTAAGATGCTGATTAATTTCCTTtctaagcacagatccagcaCGTTTTATGGCTGTGTTCTCCAGAGTTTCTTTTTTGCAGTATATGTTACCACAGAGGGCATCCTCCTGGCTATGATGGCTTATGATCGGTATGTGGCCATAGTCAATCCTTTATTATATACAGCTGTAATGACCCAAGGGGTTTGCATTCAGATGGTCCTTGCATCTTACCTGGGAGGACTCATAAACTCATTGACACATACAATCGGTTTGCTGCGACTGGACTTCTGTGGTCCCAACATTGTGAATCACTATTTCTGTGACATCCCTCCACTTCTGAAGCTCTCCTGCTCAGATGTCCACAACAATGAAATGTTGCTTTTGATATTCTCTGCGTTGATTGCAATGTTCACTTTCACTGTCGTCATGGTCTCTTATATTCGCATCATCATTGCTATCCAGAGAATCCGTTCAGCTGAAGGAAGGCACAAAGCTTTCTCCACGTGCGTCTCCCACTTGACTGCTGTGGCCTTATTCTATGGGTCTACAGCTTTCAGTTACGTCCAGCCAAGCTCTCAATATTCCCTGGAACAGGAGAAGGTGTCTGCTGTGTTTTATACATTGGTTATTCCCATGCTAAACCCACTGATTTATAGTCTGAGGAATAAGGATGTGAAGGATGCAGCAAGAAGGACAATAAGATGGACGGAAACTTCTACTTGATACAGAAAGTTTTCGTCCACATAGCGTTAACCTGACTTGCTTAAAAACGGTACTTTAAATGCAATCAAGACACTCATAAAATCTAGAACTTGGGTGTTGAGTTTCAACTGAAGATGCAAGATCActtcattttagaatttattatttgtgactttttattctttttcaagaGCAGATGCTGAATTTTGTACAGAACTTTATAGCAACAGTGAAGAAGTTTACCTGGTGTTAAAAGACAATGATTCAATCCAAGAACTCTGGAACAACAGCTATTTGTCAAGTgcaataattcagaaaaaaatgggaacTGTCACTTTACATGAGTTtttaagatcatttttttttaaactggcatCATTACAAACACGTCTTCAATTTTGTATTGAAAATATCTCTCTTatccatgaaaaataaatgacattagAATAAAAACACTCTCATTAATTAAAGTTTATTCATACAACATacatttattcactgtatcactgtcgtcccattactcatcaatttgtgctcaagcgggcaccagtaacgtctcatttgaCCGTGTCACTTTcagttcaggggaatgaggtccattattgctactgttttaggCAACCacgagtagcttggcaggctctgctatgAGAGATTCTGTATCgctctctcctgggagctttaatttatagtctctggattttgtccattaatgagattacattgTGGTGTGGAGGctcagcttgtgggtgtgactgcaaagctactggaaaacagaggacctgggtggaggtggcccagtcctgatccgagcaggctcgAGTTCTCCACCATGGGTCcgcatttctgttttcttctgttcgttccttcatgcatgaggcttatccaagcgtgtggaggaatgaccttgagtatggctgtgctAGGTCCTGGTTTTTGgcagctggggctctgcttggggcagggagggaaacttaagcCCCCCACCCGAAGGGGGGCTgcaatgaagacagcctggtgcaagTGTAGGAGgttatgtatatgtttattacTGTTCCAGTTTTCCTACTAAAGTTTTGCatgaatgtgtatgtatattaatTGTATATGTAattgaatatgtatataaatgtatatacattaaaacaaaagtttAGTTGGAAATCTGGAACAGTCAAGGTATAATGTAGACTATGTCTTGTTTGTTTAGGGTCTTTTTATTGAgagggtggtgttcagggcttactcctggctctgtacacagggttcaagggaccatccatatgtggtgcctgagtcTGGTCTCaactgtgcgcaaggcaagtgccctactcactgtactatctcttcagaccctagaCCCTAGACCTATTAAGGTCTAAATTCAAACTGAGGACTGAGCATACACTAAGTatgtttgcatgtgggaggcccagcacttcccagagcactgctggagacCACCCCagagaaaagagccaggaagagcccctagGCACTgcttgggtgtggcctaaaaacaaaaccaaaatcaaacaaagcagAAGAAAGGATTTACTAATGAAATCATGACTAAGATTTATTCTTAAATAATCCCTGAGGAACTGAGAGATAGTATTGTgagtcaggcatttgccttgcacatggccaacttgggtttgttCTCCAGCAGCCCCAAGTGCACCGGCAGTGACCCCCCCTCctctcagatccaggagtaactcctgagcaactctgggtgtggcccaaaagcaaaaccaaaattaaaatttaaataatcccAGAGCCTTCTTCCTCCCACTCTATTATTAATTTAGTTTATACATTCAACATCTTTCTATtgtgtatctttatttttcagattacCCTGTAATTCAAAACTTAGAGGTATTCTAAACTGCTaaggaataagaaataaatgtgttGATAAGTTTTCTGGAATATGTAAggcaaaaatatattaatatttggtagaatatatttttagttaaaaCTGAGGAAATAAGTGTCCCAGGTTATTGAGGATCATGTTTAAAAATCTCAGGCtgccttaacagtagaatgactacagctgaagaaagaatcagcgacctggaagatgagctgcagaaagcttatagacaacaacaaatcatggccaaagacctcaaaatggctatagagcgaatcagagccctgggggatgacttcaagagaaacaacataagaatcactggagtaccagaaccacagggaagtaaccccaatgaaaaaaacacagtcaaagacatcattgctaagaaattcccagagctggagaaggcaggcatccagatacaaggagtccgaagagtaccagcaaaaagagacccgaataaaaagtctccaaggcatatcatagtcagaatgacggatgctatggatagagacacaattctgcaagcagcaaggtcaaagaaggaaattacatacaaaggagcacccctcagatttacagcagacctgtcagaggaaaccctccgagcccgaagacaatggtgggacatagtgaaaagactcaacgaaatgaatgcctcaccaagaatactttatccggctaaactctcactcaaactcgaaggaaccatacactacttctcggataaacaacagctcaggtccttcatagactcaaaaccaaacttgaaagaaggtctcaaggggctactgtaagacaaggtggagccacataaaaacaacaaatatcacagaaatatgacacaaaatcctatcacaataatctctctcaacgtcaacggcctaaatgcacccatcaagagacacagagtggcaaaatggatccagaaattaaacccatcattctgctgcctgcaagaaacacacctgaacaaacagagtaaacatagactcaaagtcaaaggatggaaaacaatcctgcaagcaaacaacccccgtaaaaaagctggagtggccatcctaatatccgacaacatagatttcaggttgaaaaagattaaaagggacagcgaaggtcattttctgtttatcaagggatatgttcaacaggaagaaatcacactcttaaacatatatgcacctaatgagcgaccagctaaatatttaaaacaactcctagcagacttcaaagaggacatcactaacagcacaatagtagtcggagacttcaatatggccttatcgcctctagatagatcgacaagaacaaaactcaacaaggaaacactgactctgaaagaagaaattgaagagagaggcctaatagacctatacagggccttacacccccaaaagaaagaatacacattcttttccagtgcacacggaacattttctaaaatagaccatgtactgggccccagaacatacctcaatagaatcggaaaaatagaaattgtatcaaccatcttttcagaccacgatgcgctgaagatagaagctaaccactcactgacacggagaatcaagtcaaacacttggaaattaaacaattcaatgttgaacaatgagtgggtcaggaaggaaatcaaggaagaaatcaaaaaatacttagaaacaaatgagaatgaagacacgagctgccaaaacctatgggacgcagctaaagccgtgttaaggggaaaatttatagctctccaagcattcctcaggaaggaagaaagggcccacatagacagcttgacttcacgactcaagaccttagaaaaggaccagaaaagggaacccaaaccagatcgaaggaaagaaataataaaaattagagcagaaattaatgacatggaaaccaaaaagacaatccgaaagatcaatgaaacaaagagctggttcttcgagaaaataaacaagattgataaaccgctagcaagactcacaaagaaagaaagagaaagaaccctaataaatcgaatcagaaatgaaaagggggacatcataacagaaaccagtgagattcaaaagatcattagagactacttcgaaagtctatatgccacaaaacaggagaacctaaaagaaatggatggattcctcgattcttacaatctcccaagactgaacaaagaagacttggaatacctgaatagacccatcaatgttaaggaaattgaagctgtgatcaaaaacctccccaaaaacaaaagcccaggcccagatggcttcactggcgaattcttccaaacatttaaagaagacctgctgcctgttttcctcaaacttttcaaggaaattgaaaaaacaggaaatctcccaaacagtttctatgaagcacacatctccctaataccaaaagcaaacaaagacatcactaagaaagaaaattacagaccaatatccctgatgaacaccgatgcgaagatcctcaacaaaatactggcaaataggatccaacaactcatcaaaaagattatacatcacgaccaagtgggattcatcccagggatgcaaggatggtttaacattcggaaatcaatcaacataatccagcatatcaacaaaagtaaagataaaaaccatatgatcatatcaatagatgcagagaaagcatttgataagatccaacatcctttcatgatgaaaaccctcgccaaaatggggtttggaggaactttcctcaagatagtcgaagccatctatcacaagcataaggcaagcattatcctcaacggggaaaaactaagggcctttcctctgagatcaggcacaagacaaggatgcccactctcaccactcctcttcaatatagtactggaagtacttgcgatagctattagacaagaaaaagagattaagggcatccagataggaagggaagaaatcaaactctcactatttgcagacgacatgatactatatctagagaagcctaaaacctctactaagaaactcctagaaacaatagacttatacagtaaagttgcaggctacaaaatcaatacccaaaaatccatggccttcatatatgcaaacaatgaggcagaggaaagggacatgaaaaaagcaatcccattcacaatcgtgccccagaaaatcaggtacctcggaatcagcttaaccaaggaagtaaaagacctttacaaagaaaactacataacactactccatgaaatcaaagaggacatgaggaaatggaaacatataccctgctcgtggatagggagaatcaatgttgtcaaaatggcaatactccctaaagcattatacagattcaatgcgatccctataaatatacccatgacactcttcaaagaaatggatcaagaaatcctaaaattcatatggaataacaaacgtccaaggatagctaaaacaattcttgggaaaaagatgatgggaggcatcaccatccccaacctcaaactttactacaaagcagtaacaattaaaacagcatggtactggaacaaaggcagagccatagaccaatggaacagggtggaatatccctacacacaaccccaaatgtatgaccatctaatctttgataagggagcaagagatgtgaagtggagcaaggaaagcctctttaacaaatggtgctggcacaactggacaaccacatgcaaaaaaatgggtttagaccttgacctgacaccatgcacaaaagtcagatcaaaatggattaaagacctcaacattagaccacaaaccataaggtacattgaagacaaggtcggcgaaaccctccacgatattgaagataaaggtatcttcaaaggtgacacggaactaagcaatctagtaaaaacagagatcaacaaatgggactacattaaactaaaaagcttctgcaccgcaagagatacagtgaccagaatccaaagactatccacagtatgggaaaggatatttacacaatacccatcagataaggggttgatatcaatgatatataaagcactggttgaactctacaagaagaaaacatccaaccccatcaaaaaatggggcgaagaaatgaacagaaactttaccaaggaagaaatacgaatggccaaaaggcacatgaaaaagtgctctgcatcactaatcatcagagagatgcagatcaaaacaactttgagataccacctcacaccacagagactagcacacatccaaaagaacaaaagcaaccgctgttggagaggatgtggggagaaagggacccttcttcactgctggtgggaatgccgactggttcagcccttctggaaaacaatttggacgattctcaaaaaattagatattgaattcccatttgacccagcaataccactgctgggaatatatcccagagaggcaaaaaagtacaatcgaaacaacatctgcacatgtatgtttctcacagcactgtttacaatagccagaatctggaaaaaacccgaatgccccagaacggatgactggttgaggaaactttggttcatctatacaatggaatactatgcagctgttagaaaaaaggaggtcaagaattttgtagttaagtgcatgggcatgaaaagtttcatgctgagtgaaatgagtcagaaagagagagacagacatagaaagattgcactcatctatggtatatagaataacagagtgggagactatcacccaagaactgtagaaataagtaccaggaggttgactccatggcttcgaggctggcctcacgttccggggaaaggtcaactcagagaagcgatcaccaactacattgtagtcgaaggccatgtgggggaagggagttgcgggctgaatgagggctagagactgagcacagcggctcAGTttgttattgcaaaccacaacagctaattagagagagagaacagaagggaatgccttgccacagtggcagggtggggtgggggggagatgggattggggagggtgggagggacgctgggtttacgggtggtggagaatgggcactggtgaagggatgggttcccgaactttgtatgagggaagtataagcacaaaagtgtataaatctgtaactgtaccctcacagtgattctctaattaaaaataaaaaaaaaaatctcaggctgagcaagtgagtagggtgcttaccttgtacacagcacACCCGgggtctcatatggtccctcaagaactgtaaggggtaattcctgagtgcagagccaggaataactgctgagcatctctggatgtggctcaaaaacaacaaaaccaataaaatgttttaagattCTCTTATAGGTTATTAAATAAAGTCCTACAAAAGCTGAaaatagttcattttttaaaaagatatcatAACACCAGTTGTTATTTTGGAAAAGTCACAAAAGGGGAATATAATGAAGCTGCAGAAAAAAATACCTTTGGCATATGAAAATACTGTGAATAATACAGAAGAAGGAACATAGTCAAGAAATAGATAAAGGAAAGTATCCAGCAGAACTTGAGAAAcacttaaaatgttttagaaataaagatGAACACAGCtggaatatttagaaatttgtAATTAAGAAAATGATTTGCTAAAGAATAAAGATAATAAGAATCTGCCTGACATTGAAATTTCTAAAGGAAAAAGT
Protein-coding regions in this window:
- the LOC101548890 gene encoding olfactory receptor 1052-like, which gives rise to MAGWNHTGVKEFLLVGLTENPDLQIPLFLLFFFINFITLVGNWGMIILIRLNAQLHTPMYFFLSNLSFCDICYSTVFAPKMLINFLSKHRSSTFYGCVLQSFFFAVYVTTEGILLAMMAYDRYVAIVNPLLYTAVMTQGVCIQMVLASYLGGLINSLTHTIGLLRLDFCGPNIVNHYFCDIPPLLKLSCSDVHNNEMLLLIFSALIAMFTFTVVMVSYIRIIIAIQRIRSAEGRHKAFSTCVSHLTAVALFYGSTAFSYVQPSSQYSLEQEKVSAVFYTLVIPMLNPLIYSLRNKDVKDAARRTIRWTETST